From one Geminocystis sp. M7585_C2015_104 genomic stretch:
- the phoU gene encoding phosphate signaling complex protein PhoU, with amino-acid sequence MTLSHQLIGDGNRIQKNTCEVAQDVLRMGALVEELFRYSHQALFRGELDKVSLIIKQDKEVDRYYRQVEMRCATILSLHAPVAQELRIISAFMQLVRDLERIGDYAKDLGNIALRLTLYPPHPCMPKLAMMSQKAQIMLAKAMVALSELDGEAGRKIKLLDDSVDSAYDELYHTLAHQRDIKGVVEPIILLALATRHLERMADHATNIAQRVSYIVTGHRD; translated from the coding sequence CTGTGAGGTAGCCCAAGATGTATTACGCATGGGCGCCCTGGTAGAGGAATTATTCCGTTACAGTCACCAAGCCTTATTCCGAGGGGAATTAGATAAGGTTTCCCTAATTATAAAACAGGATAAGGAGGTAGACCGTTACTACCGACAAGTAGAAATGAGGTGTGCCACTATTCTATCCCTACATGCCCCGGTGGCACAGGAGTTGAGAATCATAAGTGCCTTCATGCAACTGGTGAGGGATCTAGAGAGAATTGGCGACTATGCCAAGGATTTGGGGAATATCGCCCTCCGGCTCACCCTTTATCCCCCCCACCCCTGCATGCCAAAACTAGCAATGATGTCTCAAAAAGCACAGATAATGTTGGCTAAGGCTATGGTAGCACTGAGTGAATTAGATGGCGAGGCGGGCAGAAAAATTAAACTATTGGATGACAGTGTCGATAGCGCCTATGATGAGCTCTATCATACTTTAGCACACCAACGAGACATTAAGGGGGTGGTCGAGCCCATTATCCTCCTCGCCTTGGCTACTCGTCATCTGGAGAGAATGGCGGATCATGCTACCAATATAGCTCAGCGCGTGTCTTATATCGTCACCGGACACAGAGACTAG
- a CDS encoding NAD(P)/FAD-dependent oxidoreductase yields the protein MKLSSKNLESRLNTIYDAIVVGGGMGGLSAAIYLARYGLKCLVVEKGKGRSFWMQELRNYVGIDPTTPGREILNHATKQAIEWGADFLRGYVEEVVDEGETFAVKVKVGKQNSIYPVFRSKYLIAASGIIDILPQLDDMQNVYDYAGYTLHVCMICDGFDMWDQKSVLIVANESQINAAFVLNWFTPYISVLTHGLCTVSDEMKRKLAEYGFPLYEARIARFVGENHKLRGVELVDGTFVEATTGLINMGSIYHNQYLKGIKGLQWDGENLVTNEMCQTSHERIFAVGDLKKGLNQVAVAVADGALAATQIWRNIRRQSPPRKWVENIPPSLSAV from the coding sequence ATGAAGTTATCCAGTAAAAACTTAGAGTCTCGTCTGAATACGATCTATGATGCCATTGTAGTTGGTGGTGGAATGGGGGGGTTGTCGGCGGCTATCTACTTAGCTCGTTATGGTTTAAAATGTCTAGTGGTAGAAAAAGGGAAGGGTCGATCTTTTTGGATGCAAGAATTGAGAAATTATGTTGGGATTGATCCTACCACGCCGGGAAGAGAGATCTTAAACCATGCTACCAAACAGGCTATTGAATGGGGGGCAGATTTTCTCCGGGGATATGTAGAAGAGGTGGTGGATGAAGGGGAAACCTTTGCGGTTAAGGTGAAGGTGGGGAAGCAAAATAGCATTTATCCCGTTTTTAGGAGTAAGTATCTCATTGCCGCTTCTGGTATTATTGATATTCTCCCCCAACTGGATGACATGCAGAATGTTTATGACTATGCCGGTTATACCCTTCACGTCTGTATGATTTGTGATGGATTTGACATGTGGGACCAAAAATCTGTTTTAATTGTAGCTAATGAGTCACAAATCAACGCTGCCTTTGTGTTAAACTGGTTCACCCCCTACATTTCTGTATTAACCCATGGATTGTGCACAGTTAGTGACGAGATGAAACGAAAATTGGCAGAATACGGTTTTCCCCTTTATGAGGCACGAATTGCTCGTTTTGTGGGGGAAAATCATAAATTGCGGGGGGTAGAGTTAGTGGATGGCACGTTTGTAGAGGCTACTACTGGTTTAATCAATATGGGCTCAATTTATCACAATCAGTATTTGAAGGGAATCAAGGGGTTACAGTGGGATGGGGAAAATCTGGTGACTAACGAAATGTGTCAAACCAGTCATGAGCGTATTTTTGCAGTGGGAGACTTGAAAAAGGGGTTAAATCAGGTAGCGGTGGCGGTGGCGGATGGCGCGTTGGCTGCAACTCAAATATGGCGTAATATCCGGCGTCAGTCTCCCCCTAGAAAGTGGGTAGAGAATATCCCTCCTTCTCTTTCTGCCGTCTAA
- the cofG gene encoding 7,8-didemethyl-8-hydroxy-5-deazariboflavin synthase subunit CofG — protein MSRIVTFSPAYTIVPTYECFNRCLYCNFRVDVGKASWLEIETAKKILASLRGVTEILILSGEIHPLSPRRHLWFQRIYHLGKLALSCGFFPHTNAGVLSYEEMSRLKRVNFSLGLMLEQVVSLDVHKHAPTKRPELRIQQLQWAGELKIPFTTGILLGIGETNQDRYESLKVIASIHEKWGHIQEVIIQPYRPGRQDKYQGKPISKEETLEVVAMARRILPPDITIQIPPNLISDKQLLLEALQLGVRDLGGIVVKDEVNPDYPHEDITTLRDFLRENGWQLKPRLPVYPQYYSWLPPHLQTLIQNFLSQNKNYLCHPPTL, from the coding sequence ATGTCACGGATTGTCACCTTTTCTCCAGCATATACCATTGTCCCTACCTACGAGTGTTTCAACCGTTGCCTTTACTGTAATTTTCGAGTAGATGTTGGCAAGGCTTCCTGGTTGGAGATAGAAACTGCCAAGAAAATCCTTGCCTCCCTCAGGGGTGTCACAGAGATTCTCATCCTTAGCGGCGAGATTCATCCCCTTTCCCCCCGACGCCACTTGTGGTTTCAAAGGATTTATCATTTAGGCAAACTCGCCTTGTCTTGTGGTTTTTTCCCCCATACCAATGCGGGAGTTTTAAGCTATGAGGAGATGAGTCGACTAAAACGGGTTAATTTCTCCCTTGGTTTAATGTTAGAACAAGTTGTCTCCTTAGATGTCCATAAACATGCCCCCACCAAGAGGCCAGAATTGAGAATACAACAACTACAATGGGCTGGAGAGCTTAAAATTCCCTTTACCACAGGCATTTTGTTGGGCATTGGCGAGACAAATCAAGACCGTTATGAAAGTTTAAAGGTAATTGCCTCAATTCACGAGAAATGGGGGCATATCCAAGAAGTTATAATACAACCTTATAGACCAGGCAGGCAAGATAAATACCAAGGCAAGCCTATAAGTAAAGAGGAAACCCTAGAAGTGGTAGCCATGGCAAGAAGGATTCTTCCCCCCGACATTACCATACAAATCCCCCCCAACCTAATTTCCGATAAACAACTTCTCCTAGAAGCCTTACAACTGGGAGTAAGAGATTTGGGGGGTATTGTCGTCAAGGATGAAGTTAACCCCGACTACCCCCATGAAGATATAACTACTCTCAGAGATTTTCTGCGAGAAAATGGATGGCAATTAAAACCCCGTCTCCCCGTCTACCCTCAATACTATTCCTGGTTACCCCCTCACCTACAGACACTCATCCAAAACTTCCTATCTCAAAACAAAAATTATCTCTGTCACCCCCCCACCTTATAA